One segment of Trachemys scripta elegans isolate TJP31775 chromosome 1, CAS_Tse_1.0, whole genome shotgun sequence DNA contains the following:
- the HYAL4 gene encoding hyaluronidase-4, producing MRILFESEILLHIIQLAQLIVWLQITFIWSSTFAMKPAQPLVFQRKPFIAAWNAPTDQCSLKYNITLNLKMFHVIGSPLARARGQNVTIFYVNRLGYYPWYTSQEIPVNGGLPQNFSLQTHLEKAGQDIQYYIPAEDFKGLAVIDWEYWRPQWARNWNTKDIYRRKSRKLISEMQGNISTNDIENLAKLSFEESAKAFMKETIELGIKSRPLGLWGYYLYPDCHNYNFHDQDYTGSCPESEVLRNNELSWLWDSSAALYPSIGIKKTLGNSENILRFSQFRVTESMRISSMTSHDYALPVFVYTRLSYRDDPLLFLSKQDLISTIGESAALGASGIVIWGDMNLTSSEGNCTKVKQFVATELGIYIINVTKAAEVCSKHLCQNNGRCIRRKWKALDYLHLNPKNFKIEASEDQEFTVRGEASSTDLEVMSQKFICHCYQGYEGADCRKVQTSDKQPGSSADFLLPRTLVMISLLSLPFYFLSVNL from the exons ATGAGAATACTGTTTGAAAGTGAGATACTATTACATATTATCCAATTGGCTCAGCTCATTGTGTGGCTACAGATTACATTTATTTGGAGTTCCACATTTGCAATGAAACCAGCCCAACCACTAGTTTTCCAGAGAAAACCTTTTATAGCTGCCTGGAATGCACCCACAGATCAATGCTCACTGAAATATAACATAACTCTGAACCTGAAAATGTTCCATGTGATTGGAAGCCCACTGGCCAGAGCAAGAGGGCAGAATGTGACTATATTTTATGTGAATAGACTGGGATACTACCCATGGTACACATCGCAGGAAATCCCTGTAAATGGTGGCCTACCTCAAAACTTCAGCTTGCAAACTCATCTGGAAAAAGCTGGCCAAGACATTCAATATTACATTCCTGCTGAGGACTTTAAAGGATTAGCTGTCATAGACTGGGAATACTGGAGGCCTCAGTGGGCACGCAACTGGAACACAAAAGATATTTACAGGCGAAAGTCACGGAAGCTCATTTCTGAAATGCAAGGCAATATTTCAACAAATGACATTGAAAATTTGGCCAAACTCTCCTTTGAAGAAAGTGCAAAGGCTTTCATGAAGGAGACAATTGAGCTAGGGATTAAAAGCAGACCTCTGGGGCTCTGGGGATACTATTTATACCCTGATTGCCACAATTATAATTTTCATGACCAGGACTACACTGGTTCCTGCCCAGAGAGTGAAGTTTTGAGGAACAATGAACTTTCCTGGCTCTGGGATAGCAGTGCAGCTCTGTATCCTTCCATTGGCATCAAGAAAACCCTTGGAAACAGTGAAAACATATTACGTTTCTCACAATTTAGGGTGACTGAGTCCATGAGGATCTCCTCCATGACATCTCATGACTATGCTCTGCCTGTGTTTGTCTATACTAGACTAAGTTACCGAGATGATCCTTTATTATTTCTTTCTAAG CAAGATCTTATTAGCACTATTGGAGAAAGTGCTGCCTTGGGAGCTTCAGGAATTGTTATTTGGGGAGATATGAATTTAACGTCATCAGAG GGCAACTGTACAAAGGTGAAACAATTTGTTGCTACTGAATTAGGGATCTACATCATCAATGTGACCAAAGCAGCAGAGGTGTGCAGCAAGCATCTTTGTCAGAATAATGGGCGATGTATACGAAGAAAATGGAAAGCCCTGGATTACCTTCATTTGAATCCTAAAAACTTCAAAATAGAAGCTTCAGAGGACCAAGAATTTACAGTGAGAGGAGAAGCATCAAGTACTGACCTGGAAGTAATGTCACAGAAATTCATCTGTCACTGTTATCAGGGCTATGAAGGAGCTGATTGCCGGAAAGTTCAGACTTCAGATAAGCAACCTGGAAGTTCTGCAGATTTCCTCTTACCCAGAACATTAGTAATGATAAGTTTGCTTTCTTTGCCTTTCTATTTTCTGAGTGTTAACTTGTGA